A single genomic interval of Apteryx mantelli isolate bAptMan1 chromosome 19, bAptMan1.hap1, whole genome shotgun sequence harbors:
- the SOX9 gene encoding transcription factor SOX-9, with the protein MNLLDPFMKMTEEQDKCISDAPSPTMSDDSAGSPCPSGSGSDTENTRPQENTFPKGDPDLKKESDEDKFPVCIREAVSQVLKGYDWTLVPMPVRVNGSSKNKPHVKRPMNAFMVWAQAARRKLADQYPHLHNAELSKTLGKLWRLLNESEKRPFVEEAERLRVQHKKDHPDYKYQPRRRKSVKNGQAEQEEGAEQTHISPNAIFKALQADSPQSSSSISEVHSPGEHSGQSQGPPTPPTTPKTDAQPGKQDLKREGRPLQEGGRQPPHIDFRDVDIGELSSDVISNIETFDVNEFDQYLPPNGHPGAPATHGQVTYTGSYGISSTAGSPAPAGHVWMSKQQQQQQQQQAPQQPQAPPQQQPPPSAPPHALAPLSGEQGQAQQRTHIKTEQLSPSHYSEQQQHSPQQLGYGSFNLQHYGSSYPPVTRSQYDYADHQTSGSYYSHAAGQGGGLYSTFAYMSPTQRPMYTPIADPSGVPSIPQTHSPQHWEQPVYTQLTRP; encoded by the exons ATGAATCTCCTAGACCCCTTCATGAAAATGACAGAAGAACAGGACAAATGCATCTCCGACGCCCCCAGCCCCACCATGTCGGATGACTCTGCCGGCTCTCCCTgcccctcgggatccggctcgGACACAGAGAACACCCGACCCCAAGAAAACACCTTCCCCAAGGGTGACCCGGACCTGAAGAAGGAGAGCGACGAGGACAAGTTCCCAGTGTGCATCCGAGAGGCGGTCAGCCAAGTGCTCAAGGGTTAcgactggaccctggtgcccatGCCGGTCCGGGTGAACGGATCCAGTAAAAACAAGCCCCATGTGAAGAGACCCATGAACGCCTTCATGGTGTGGGCACAAGCCGCCCGGAGGAAGCTGGCGGACCAGTATCCGCATCTGCACAACGCAGAGCTCAGCAAAACCCTGGGCAAGCTCTGGAG GCTGCTCAACGAGAGCGAGAAGCGCCCCTTCGTGGAGGAGGCCGAGCGGCTGCGGGTGCAGCACAAGAAGGACCACCCCGACTACAAGTACCAGCCGCGGCGGAGGAAGTCGGTGAAGAACGGGcaggcggagcaggaggagggcgcCGAGCAGACCCACATCTCCCCCAACGCCATATTCAAGGCGCTGCAGGCGGACTCCCCGCAGTCGTCCTCCAGCATCAGCGAGGTGCACTCTCCCGGGGAGCACTCCG GGCAGTCGCAGGGACCCCCCACGCCTCCCACCACCCCCAAAACAGACGCGCAGCCCGGGAAGCAGGACCTGAAGCGGGAGGGCCGCCCGCTGCAAGAAGGGGGCCGGCAGCCGCCCCACATCGACTTCCGCGACGTGGACATCGGCGAGCTCAGCAGCGACGTCATCTCCAACATCGAGACCTTCGACGTCAACGAGTTCGACCAGTACCTGCCTCCCAACGGCCACCCCGGCGCGCCGGCCACCCACGGCCAGGTCACCTACACGGGCAGCTACGGCATCAGCAGCACGGCCGGCagcccggcgcccgccggccACGTCTGGATgtccaagcagcagcagcagcagcagcagcagcaggcgccgCAGCAGCCGCAAgcgccgccgcagcagcagccgccgccgtcgGCGCCGCCGCACGCGCTGGCCCCGCTGAGCGGCGAGCAGGGCCAGGCGCAGCAGAGGACGCACATCAAGACGGAGCAGCTGAGCCCCAGCCACTAcagcgagcagcagcagcactcgcCGCAGCAGCTCGGCTACGGCTCCTTCAACCTGCAGCACTACGGCTCCTCCTACCCGCCCGTCACCCGCTCCCAGTACGACTACGCCGACCACCAGACCTCGGGCTCCTACTACAGCCACGCGGCCGGCCAGGGCGGCGGCCTCTACTCCACCTTCGCCTACATGAGCCCCACGCAGCGGCCCATGTACACGCCCATCGCGGACCCCTCGGGGGTGCCCTCCATCCCCCAGACCCACAGCCCCCAGCACTGGGAGCAGCCCGTCTACACGCAGCTCACCCGGCCCTAA